The Fusobacterium sp. IOR10 genome has a segment encoding these proteins:
- a CDS encoding ACT domain-containing protein, giving the protein MKCIITVLGSDKVGIIAKICTYLAEKEINVLDISQTIIKGYFNMMMIVEITKELQTTKEIQGKLTDIGEELGVIITIQNEEIFNCMHRI; this is encoded by the coding sequence ATGAAATGTATAATTACTGTTTTAGGAAGCGATAAAGTTGGTATTATAGCAAAAATATGTACTTATTTAGCAGAAAAAGAAATAAATGTTTTGGATATATCTCAAACCATAATAAAGGGTTATTTTAATATGATGATGATAGTTGAAATAACAAAAGAACTTCAAACAACAAAAGAAATACAGGGGAAATTAACAGATATAGGGGAAGAATTAGGAGTTATTATAACTATACAAAATGAAGAAATATTTAATTGCATGCACCGTATTTAA
- the frr gene encoding ribosome recycling factor yields MSKDILIKECKEKMEKTVEATKIRFTSIRAGRANVSMLDEIKVSQYGSEMPLNQVGTVSAPEARLLVIDPWDKSIIPSIEKSIMVANLGLTPNNDGRVIRLLIPELTADRRKEYVKMAKKDAEEGKVAARNIRKDINNSLRRLEKSEEITTDELKDAEEEVQKITDKVIKDIEKLLALKEKEITTV; encoded by the coding sequence ATGAGTAAAGATATTTTGATTAAAGAATGTAAAGAAAAAATGGAGAAAACAGTTGAAGCAACAAAAATTAGATTTACATCAATTAGAGCTGGAAGGGCTAATGTTTCTATGTTAGATGAAATCAAAGTTTCACAATATGGATCTGAGATGCCATTAAATCAAGTGGGTACAGTATCAGCTCCAGAAGCAAGACTTTTGGTTATTGATCCTTGGGATAAATCAATAATTCCATCTATAGAAAAATCAATTATGGTAGCTAACTTAGGTTTAACACCAAATAATGACGGAAGAGTAATAAGATTACTAATTCCTGAATTAACAGCTGATAGAAGAAAAGAATATGTAAAAATGGCTAAAAAAGATGCTGAAGAAGGTAAAGTTGCAGCTAGAAATATTAGAAAAGATATAAATAATAGTTTAAGAAGATTGGAAAAATCAGAAGAAATAACAACTGATGAATTAAAAGATGCTGAAGAAGAAGTTCAAAAAATTACAGATAAAGTAATAAAAGATATAGAAAAATTATTAGCTTTAAAAGAAAAAGAAATAACAACAGTCTAA